The nucleotide window AGGGCATGGTGGAGCGGTTCCGCGCCGGATCGCGCCGCATCACCCTGAAGGAGACGCCGGACTTCATCCTCGACCATGACCGCCTGAACGTCATCGACGACCAGGCCTTCAAGCGGGATCCGGTCAACCTCATCCGCATCTTCCACGTGGCGGACAAGCGCAACTTGGCGCTCCATCCCGACGCCACCCAGCTTGCCGCACGCTCCCTCGCCCTCATTGACGCGAGCGTGCGCGAGAATCCGGAGGCCAACCGGCTGTTCCTGGAGATCGTGACCTCCAAGAATGCGCCGGAGACCGTGCTGCGGCGCATGAACGAGGTGGGCGTGCTTGGCCGCTTCCTGCCGGAGTTCGGCAAGATCGTCGCCATGATGCAGTTCAACATGTACCACCACTATACGGTGGACGAGCACCTGTTGCGCTGCATCGGCGTGTTGTCGGAGATCGAGCGCAAGGTGAATCCGGAGAACGGGCTCGCCAACGACCTCATGGGCACGGTGAAGAACCGCAACCTGCTCTATGTGGCGCTGCTGCTGCACGACATCGCCAAGGGCCGGCCGGAAGACCATTCGGTGGCGGGGGCGCGCATCGCGCGGCGCATCTGCCCGCGCCTCGGCCTCTCCCCTGTGGAGACCGAGACCGTGGTGTGGCTGGTGGAGCAGCACCTGGTCATGTCGCAGGTGGCCCAGTCCCGCGACCTCTCCGACCGCAAGACCATCGAGAACTTCGCCGCCGTGGTGCAGAACCTCGAGCGCATGAAGCTGCTCACCATCCTCACCACCGCCGACATCAAGGCGGTGGGGCCGGGCACCTGGAACGGCTGGAAGGCGCAGCTGCTGAAGACGCTCTATTACGAGACCGAGCCGGTGCTCACCGGCGGCTTCTCGGAAGTGGACCGGGGCAAGCGCGTGTCCGCCGCCCAGTCCCAGTTCCGCGCCCAGCTCGCCGACTGGTCGGACGAGAAGGTGGCGGCCTATGTGGCCCGCCACTATCCGCCCTACTGGCTGCGGGTGGACCTCGACACCAAGCTGCGCCACGCCCGCTTCATCGACGAGGCGGAGACCGCCGGCCGCTCCATCGCCACCCATGCGACGCTGGAGGCGGGGCGCGGCATCACCACCCTCACCGTGGTGGCGCCGGACCATCCCAAGCTGTTGTCCATCATCGCCGGCGCGTGCGCGGCGGCGGGGGCGAACATCGTGGACGCCCACATCTCCACCACCACCGACGGGCTGGCGTTGGACACCATCGCCCTGCGCCGCGCCTTCGACCGGGACGAGGACGAACTGCGCCGCGCCGGCCGCATCCAGGAGGCTGTGGAGCAGGCCCTTACCGGCGAGGTACGCCTGCCGGAGGTGATGGCCCGCAAGATCCCCAAGGGCCGCCGCACCTTCACGGTGGAGCCCGAGGTGACGGTGAACAACGCCTGGTCCAACCGCCATACGGTGGTGGAGGTGTCCGGCCTCGACCGGCCGGGCCTGCTGTTCGCGCTGACCAACACCCTGTCGCGGCTGAACCTCAACATCGCTTCGGCCCATGTGGCGACCTTCGGCGAGCGGGCGGTGGACGTGTTCTACGTCACCGACCTCATGGGCGCGAAGATCACCGGCGCGGCCCGGCAGTCCACCATCCGCCGGGCGCTGGTGGCGGTGTTCGAGGGCCCCGCCGAGGACGAGGAAGCCCCGCGCCGCGCCGCGCGCGGGTAGGGCGATTTTAGATCGGCCGGATGGCTGATGGTGCATGTCGCTGATGGGTGGCGCGTCGCCGGGCGCCATCCGCGTCCGGCCGTGCTATAGGCTCCGCCCGCTAATGCGAGGGGCCGGGCGGGTGCTGTATGACGCCGAGTATCTGACGCGGATCGAAGCCATCATCCGCGTCCATCTTCCCGAATGGGGCCTGCCGCCCGACGCGGCCCTGAACCTCATGTCCATTTCCGAGAATGCCACCTTCCGCGCCACGGCCGGCGCGGGTGACCTGGTGCTGCGGGTCTACCGGCCGGGCTATCACACGCCGGCGGAAATCCGTTCCGAGCTGGCCTGGATCGAGGCGCTGCGGGCCGAGGACGTGGTGCCCACCCCGCGCATCATCCCGACCCTGGACGGGCGTAGGCTCGTCGAGATCGACGATGGCGGCACGCCCCGCCGCATGGCCGCCTTCGCCTTCGTGCCCGGCGCCGAGCCGCAGGAGGGGGCGGACCTGCCGGGATGGTTCGGCCATCTCGGCGCCATCCATGCGCGCCTCCACGCCCATGCACGGCGCTGGGCGCGGCCGCAAGGCTTCACCCGCAAGGTTTGGGATTTCGAGAGCATGCTGGGCCAGCGCCCGCTGTGGGGCGACTTTCGCGCGGCGCTGGGCCTCGACGCGCCGGGCCGCGCGCTGCTGGAGCGCACCGCCGGGGTACTGAAGGACCGGCTCGCGCCCTTGTCCCAGCCCGGCAGCTTCGGCCTGATCCATGCCGACCTGCGCCTCGCCAACCTTCTGACGGAGGGCGAGAAGCTGACGCTGATCGACTTCGACGATTGCGGCTTCTCGTGGTTCCTCTACGACTTCGCCGCCGCCGTCTCCTTCATCGAGCATTCGCCCGTGGTGCCGGAATTGAAGGCGGCGTGGCTTGAGGGCTACCGCACCCGTGCGCCGCTGCCTGACGATGCCGAAGATGCCCTCGACGTGTTCGTGATGCTGCGGCGGATGCTGCTCACCGCCTGGGTCGCCTCCCATGCTGAAACGCCGACGGCGCAGGCCATGGGAGTGGCCTACACCGAGGGTACGCTGGGGCTGGCGGAGGGATTTCTGGCGCGGCGGGATTGAGGACCACCACCGGCGACTGGCGCCGGGTCAGCCGGCCGAAACGCGCCGCCCTTCCTTGTAGGCGTCGATCCACTTGTGGATCTCCGTGACGTGCTCGGACTCCTCCTCGAAGAACTCCTTGGCGAGCACCTTGATCTCAGGGTCGGTGGTCGTCTCGAAGATCTTCTTGTAATAGCGGAAGCTTGCTTCTTCCGCGTCGCGGGCGATCTCGAGTGCCTCGCCATGACCGATGAAGGGGTCTGCGGCCCAGATCCCCGCCGTTTCCGGGCTTTCGAGATCGGGCCAATTGTATTCACCAGCCTTCAGATCGGGCATCTCGCGGAACGTCGCGCGTGCGCGGGCATCCGCGAGATGCATCCTCGAATAATCCGACAGCCGCCGGAAGAGCTTGGCGACGTCCTTGTTGCCGCAGCTCTCCATGACGTCGGCAAGTTCGCCGAACCGAAGAGCCGCCTCCTCCTCAAGCTTTACGGCATAAGCCAGGAATTCACCGACGCTGTCCAAAGTGGCACCCTCCAGAAATCCAAAGCAATCAAACGTGGTGTCAGGCATGCCGGCGATTGAGACGCCCGGCGTAGCCCGTTTTTCACGCCTCGGCGGGGCAGTGCTCGTAATGGATGATGACTTCTTCCTCACGGGCGATGAACTGGCAGGCCAGACGATAGGGCGGCGCTACATCGTTGACTTCCGCATCCGTGATCTGCTCTTCGGTAATCTTGCCTAGCTCCTTGAGCTTGGTCTTTTCCCGCTCCGTCAGCGCAATCGCCATGCGCGGCTTGCCCTCGACATATTCCACACGGATGAGGCAGGAGCCGCACTCGCCTTCCTGGCATTCGAAGGGAATCTTCACCCCGTTCGCGCGGGCGACGGTGAGGATGGTGCCCGTATCGCCGGCCGTAGCGTAGGCGCGCTTGTCCTTGGTGGTGGTCGAGCGGAAAGTGATAATGGGCATGATGGTATTCCGGTGATCTAGAATTTAAAAAAACTTCGCACACGCAATATTATGGGATGACATCAAACTGATATATTTTGCGGATGCGTCAGGCGAACTTTCCCAACATAAATCTAGAATAGCTTTAGGTTCTTGATTTATGTCATTTCGATGGGAAATATTTGGGCGCCCCGACCTTGTGGCTTCCAACTTGGGCTTGGCTTGAGCGCGAGTGGCGCGAGACCCCGCGAGGGACCCCGAACGTGACCAGGGATATGACCCTTGGCCGGGACGTTCCGATTCTCGCGGCCATGGCTGCACCCAGCAAAAAGGGCGGCCTCTCGGCCGCCCTTCAGCTTGCTTCAGATCAGTGCCGGATCACTCGGCAGCGCCGGCCTCGTCGCCGGTGGCCGCCGGGGCGGCGGCACGGGCGGCGTCGCGCTCGGCCTTGGCCTTGGCTTCCAGGTCCTCGCCGGTGGTCTGGTCCACCACCTTCATGGACAGGCGGGTCTTGCCGCGCTCGTCGAAGCCCATGAGCTTGACCTTGACCTTGTCGCCTTCCTTGACCACGTCGGAGGGCTTGGCCACGCGCTCGTTGGCCATCTGCGACACGTGGACGAGGCCGTCCTTGGAGCCGAAGAAGTTCACGAAGGCGCCGAAGTCCACCACCTTCACGACGGTGCCTTCATAGATCTGTCCCACTTCCGGCTCGGAAGCGATGGACTTGATCCAGTTGATGGCGGCCTTGATGGCGTCGCCCGAGGCCGAGGCGATCTTGATGGTGCCGTCGTCCTCGATGTTGATCTTGGCGCCGGTCTTCTCGACGATCTCGCGGATCACCTTGCCGCCGGAGCCGATCACTTCGCGGATCTTGTCCACGGCGATCTTCATCACCTCGATGCGCGGGGCGTGCTCGCCGAGTTCCGCGCGGGCGGTGGTGAGGGCCTTGGCCATCTCGCCGAGGATGTGGACGCGGCCGTCCTTCGCCTGGGTGAGGGCGACCTTCATGATCTCCTCGGTGATGCCGGCGATCTTGATGTCCATCTGGAGCGAGGTCACGCCCTGCTCGGTGCCGGCCACCTTGAAGTCCATGTCGCCGAGGTGATCCTCGTCGCCGAGGATGTCGGAGAGCACGGCGAACTTCTCACCCTCGAGGATGAGGCCCATGGCGATGCCCGCCACCGGGCGGCGCAGCGGCACGCCCGCATCCATCAGCGCCAGCGAGGTGCCGCAGACGGTGGCCATGGAGGACGAGCCGTTGGACTCGAGGATCTCCGACACCACGCGCAGGGTGTAGGGGAACTCGTGCTTGGCCGGCAGCATGGGGTGGATGGCGCGCCAGGCGAGCTTGCCGTGGCCGATCTCGCGGCGGCCGGGGGAGCCCATGCGGCCGGTCTCGCCCACGGAGAAGGGCGGGAAGTTGTAATGCAGCAGGAAGTGCTCCTTGTAGGTGCCTTCCAGGCTGTCGATGAACTGCTCGTCCTCGCCGGTGCCCAGCGTGGCGACGACCAGGGCCTGCGTCTCGCCGCGGGTGAACAAAGCGGAGCCGTGGGCGCGGGGCAGGATGCCCACTTCCGACACGATGGGACGCACGGTGTAGACGTCGCGGCCGTCGATGCGGATGCCGTCGTCGAGGATGTTCCAGCGCACGATCTTGGCTTCGAGCGCCTTGAGCACGTCGGAGACGACCTGGGCGGTCGGCACCTTGGTGCCGTCGAGCGCCAGTTCCTCGTAATACTTCTTCACCTTGGACTTGGCGGCGCCGACGGCGGCGTAGCGGTCCTGCTTCTGCTTGATCTTGTAGGCGGCGCGCAGGTCGGCCTCGGCGATCTCGCGGACCTTGGACTCCACTTCGGAGACATCGGCCGGCTGGAAGTTGCGCGGCTCCTTGGCGGCCTTCTCGGCCAGCTTGATGATGGCCTCGATCACCGGCTGGAAGTGGCGGTGGCCGAACATCACGGCGCCGAGCATGATCTCCTCGGGCAGCTCCTTGGCTTCCGATTCCACCATGAGCACGGCGTCGCCCGTGCCGGCGACCACGAGCTCAAGCGCGCTTTCCTTCACCTCGTCGACGGTGGGGTTGAGCACGTACTCGTTGTCAATGAAGCCCACGCGCGCAGCGCCCACCGGGCCCATGAAGGGCACGCCGGAGAGGGTGAGGGCGGCCGAGGCGGCGACCATGGCGACCACGTCGGGGTCGTTCTCCAGGTCATGCGCCAGCACGGTGATGACCACCTGGGTGTCGCACTTGTAGCCTTCGGGGAACAGCGGGCGGATCGGGCGGTCGATGAGGCGGGAGACCAGGGTCTCCTTCTCGGAGGGACGGCCCTCGCGCTTGAAATAGCCGCCGGGGATGCGGCCCGCGGCGTAGGTCTTTTCCTGGTAGTTCACGGTCAGGGGGAAGAAGTCCTGGCCGGGCTTGGGCTCGCGGGCGGAAACTACGGTGGCGAGCACCTTGGTGTCGCCGTAGGTGGCGAGCACCGAGCCGTCGGCCTGGCGGGCCATCTTGCCGGTCTCGAGGGTGAGGGTGCGGCCACCCCAGTCCAGCTCTTCGCGATGGATGTCGAACATGAGTGTTCTTTCTTGATTCAGGCGCGACGCAGGCAAGCCATGAGCAAGACGGCCGGACGCGCCGCGCGAAGCTGCTCCCTCAAGAGGAGGCTCCGACGGTTGCGTCCGGCGATCCTGCCATGACCTGTCCTTCGTGCGCGGACCCGCAGCCGGCCCCATGCCCGCTGCGTAAAGCACGCCTCTTCAAGGCGCGCACGGCGCCGGCCCTCCATGGGCCGGGCCGCTGCTGAACCCGCCGGCGCGGGTCTTCGACCGGTGCCGGGCGGGTCATTCTCACCGCGTCAGCGGCGGATGCCGAGACGCTCGATGAGGGACTTGTAGCGCCCTTCGTCCTTCTTCTTCAGATAGTCGAGAAGGCTGCGGCGCTGGGACACGAGCTTCAGCAGCCCGCGGCGCGAATGGTTGTCCTTGTGATGGGACTTGAAGTGACCGGTGAGGTTGGTGATCCGCTCGGTGAGGATCGCCACCTGCACTTCCGGCGAACCCGTGTCGCCGTCCTTCGCGCCAAAATCCTTGATCAGCGCCTGCTTGCGCTCTGCTGTGATCGACATCGGTCCATCCTTTCAACGAGAGTGGGGTGGAAGCCCTTGGGATGAGCCACCGGGTTGCCGGATGGCCGTTCAGGCTTCCGCTCGGCCGGGCCGGGATGTCGTCCAGCACGGTCGAGGCAAAACGCGGACGGCGGCGCCTTTCGGCACCGTCCGCGCGGCGGACTATATCCAGTTTTCCCCGTGAAACCAGAGGAATGTTCACGCTGGCTGGTGGGGGTGGTTTGGCACCAGCGGCGGCCAACTCCCCCCGCCCGAACTCGGCTGTTGCCGAGATCGTTCCCCCGAGCTGAAGCCGGAAACATCCGGCTTCAGCTCGGGAGAGGGGTCCACGGTGGGCCGGTCGAGGCCGCAGACCTGAACGCAGATGCTGCGACCTCGGCGTTTGCCGTGCTGCCGGGTCCGACGGGAGAAGGTGCTACTGCATCCCGATGGTGGTCAGGTCCTGGAACCAGTGCTGGGCCTGCACGAAGCTCTTCACCTTGGGCGAGAGCGCATGCGGGTTGGTGTCATGCACCACCCACACCAGCACCGCGTCGTCCACGACGGTCTGGTGTACCTGGGCCAGCAGCGCGTCCTGCTTCTGGGTGTCGAAGGTGTGCTTGGCCTCGTCGATCAGTGCGTCCACCTTGGGGTTGGCATAAAAGCCCCAGTTGACGCCCACCGGCGCCACCTGCCGGCTGTCGAAGAAGCGGATGAGGGCGTAGAGCGGGTCCGAGGTCACATAGGCGATGTTGTTGGCGGTGATGCCCGCGTTCGAGGGGTCCTTCGCCCCCTTGCGCCAGGCGGTATAGAGCGCCTCCAGCTCCACTACCTTGAACTCCACGTCCACGCCGATTTCCTTGAAGCTCGCCTGCAGGAACTCGTTCATGGGCAGGGAGAGCATCTGGCCGGTACCGCCCGCGGCGATGATGAAGGTGGCCTTCAGCGGCTTCTCGGGGGAATAGCCGGCTTCCTTCACCAGCTTCTTGGCGGCCTCGGGATCATACTTGAGGTCGAACTCCGGCTTGCCGAACCAGGGGCTGGACACGTCGACCTGACCCTTGGCCGGCTTGGCGAGGCCGTTCATCAGCTCCACCACGCCGTCGCGATCCACGGCGAGGTTGAGCGCCTTGCGCAGGCGCACGTCGGTCCAGGGCGAGCCGGGCAGTACCGAGAGGTGGTAGTTCCATACGTGCGGGGTGACGTTGGTGACGATCTTCATGCCCGCCGACTTCAGCTGGGGCACGGCGTCCGGCGCCGGAGTCTCGATCAGGTCCACCTGGCCGGCGAGCAGCGCATTGGTGCGGGTCAGCGCCTCCGGCATGGGGATGAGGATCATGCGGTCGGTCTTGGGCAGGCGGGTCTTGTCCCAATAGTCGGGGTTCTTGACCAGCTCCAGCCGCTCGCGGGGCACCAGCTTGTCCTGCTTGAACGGCCCGGTGCCGGACGGGCTCTGGGCGAACTTGTCCCAGTCGCGGCCGAGCTTCTCATACTGGGCGGGGCTGGACACCAGGAACCACAGCATCTGGTAGGGGAAGAACGAGTCCACGTCCTTGGTGGTGATCTCGACGGTATTATCGTCGATCTTCTTCCAGGAGGCGATGCCGGGCAGGCGGGTCTTCACCTGGGCGGCCTGGCGCTTGTCGTAGTGGGGCGCCTTCTCGTCCAGCACCTTGTCGAGGTTCCACACCACCGCATCGGCGTTGAAATCGCTGCCGTCGTGGAATTTCACGCCCTTGCGCAGGGTGAAGATCCACTTCTTCTGGTCGGCGGGGTCCACCTTCCATTCGGTGGCGAGGCCCGGCACCAGCTTGCCGGGGCGGTCGGCCACGTTCATCTCCCACGCCACCAGCGGGTCGTAGAGGGTGTAGCCGGTGAATTGATAGGCACCTGCCCCACGATCAGGCTGTCCCGTGGTCTGGGGAATGTCAGCCATGGAGATGCCGTAGCGGACCACGCTTTCAGCCCGGGCCGGGGCCGCCAGTGCAACGGCGGCGAAAAAAGCAGCGGCTAGGGAATGTCTAAACGCCATGAAAACGTCCTTCCGTGGAGTGCCCCCACGGAAGCAACGCAAGACGCATGCCGCATTGTATGCAATGCGCCAGATACGCTCAGCTCAGAAAGGTTCGCCCTTTTGGTGCGCGCAGTCCGGTCCGACGTTTACGGGTCGTCATGGCCGGCTTGACCCGGCCATCCATGTGGCTGGGCCGCGCCGAAGGCTCCGAACGGAGCGACCAGCGGCACGCGTGGATGCCCGGCACAAGGCCGGGCATGACAGGGGTGAGGGATGCCCCTTTTTGAATTGCCAAACAGGCTTCAGCGCTTGCCGCGGCGCGGGGGCTTCTTGTCCTTCTGGCCCCAGTTGAAGACGCGGTGGGGGAAGATCTCGCCTGCGTCCACGTCGCCGATGGCGATGAGGGCGCCCTGGCAGGTAATGGCCGCATGGCCCTGCACGATGGGCGCGTCGCGCCCGCGCAGGATCACGCTCTGGCCGCAGCGCAGGCGATGGGCGTCGGGTGGGGTGACGGCGATCTGGGGGATCTCCTCCAGCGCCAGCGCCACCGGGTCGAGGGCGTCCATCAGGGCTTCCTCGCCGGCCTCGGCGCGCTCGCGCATCTCGTCGAGGGGCACCAGGTCCTCTTCCAGGAACGGCCCGACGCAGGCCCGGCGCAGGGCCGAGACGTGGCCGCGCGCGTCCAGCATGCGGCCGAGGTCGCGGGCGATGGCGCGCACATAGGTACCCTTGCCGCATTCGGCTTCCAGCACCGCATGGTCGGCGTCGGGCCGCTCCACCAGCTCGATGCGGAAGATGGTGACCGGGCGGGGCTGGAGCACCACCTCCTCGCCCTCGCGGGCGAGGTCATAGGCGCGCTCGCCGCCGATCTTGAGGGCCGAATAGGCCGGCGGCACCTGCATGATCTCGCCCCGGAAGGCGGCGAGCGCGGCGACGATGTCCGCGTCGGTGGGGCGATGGTCGGAGGTGACCACGGCCTTGCCCTCGCTGTCGTCGGTGTCGGTCTCGACGCCGAAGCGCACCGTGAAGCGGTAGGTCTTGCGGCCGTCCATCACGTAAGGGACGGTCTTGGTGGCCTCGCCGAAGGCGATGGGCAGGCAGCCGGAGGCCAGCGGGTCCAGGGTGCCGGCGTGGCCGGCCTTGCGGGCGCCGAAGATGCGCTTCACCACCGCCACCGCCTGGGTGGAGGTCATGCCCGTGGGCTTGTCCAGCAGCACCCAGCCGTCCAGGTCGCGCTTGGGCGCGCGCGGGCGGTTGTCCTGCTCGCGGGAAGCGCGGGGGGCTTCGGCGCCGTCCGGCAGGGCCTGAGCGGCGGTCGCATCGGCCGCGACGGGGGCGTCAGCCTCGGCGGCGAGGATCGGGGCGGCGGCGTCGGCAGCAAAGGGGGCGGTCATTCGGCGTCGGTCTCTTTGTCGGTGTCGGTGTTGGCGTCCGGGGACGTGTCATCCGAGGAGGTGTCATCGAGGTCGCGCACCACCTTGGGCGAGCGCAGCAGGGCGTCCATGCGGGCACCCTCGTCGAACGAGGTGTCCTCGCGGAAGCGCAGCTCGGGCACGGATTTCAGCTCCATGCGGCGGCCGACCTCCAGGCGCAGGTAGCGGGCATTGGCCGCCAGCGCCTTGATCACCGGGGTGATGTCCTTGCCGCCGAGGGGCATGACGTAGCAGGTGGCGATCTTGAGGTCCGGCGACATGCGCACCTCAGGCACCGTGATGATGTGGGCGGCGAGCACCGGATCGGTGACGGAGCCGCGCTGGAGCACGTCGGCCAGCGCGTGGCGGACAAGCTCGCCCACGCGCAGCATGCGCTGGGAGGGGCCGCCCCCCGTGCGGGTATCAGGTTTCATGGGTCTAGAATGCCTTTGCGGGTGCCGGGCTTTGGCTGGACCGTGGCCGGGGCACCTTCTCCTTCAAAAGGGAGCGGACGGGTTTGGACCGTGCCGCTCCGGTTGGTTTTCCTCACCCCCGACGCCTTGCGCCTTCTTTCACTTGCGGAGTCCGCGCGCGGAAGAAGGGAGCGGGCTGCGGTGGTGCCGCCGGCACCGTCGTCAGACGGTCCTGCCGGCGAAAGCGCCTTCCCCCTCCCAACCCTCCCCCGCAGGCAGGAGAGGGCTCAACCCCGTGACGGGAGAGGGATTTGGCGACCTGTCGCCCGCCTCACAGCGAGCGCTGGATCACCTCGACGCGATAGCACTCGATCACGTCGCCGGCGCGCATGTCCTGGTAGTTCTCGAAGGACATGCCGCAATCCTGGCCCGCATGCACCACGTTCACCGCATCCTTGAAGCGGTTGAGCGTTGCAAGCTTGCCTTCGTGGATCACCACGTTGTCGCGGATGAGGCGGACATGCTGGCCGCGTTCCACGTTGCCGTCGGTGACGGTGCAGCCGGCCACCTTGCCCACCTTGGAGACCGCGAAGATCTCCTTGATGAGGGCGTTGCCCAGCATGGTCTCGCGATTGATGGGCGCGAGCAGGCCGCTCATGGCCTTCTTCACGTCATCCACGAGGTCGTAGATGATGTTGTAGTAGCGGATCTCGATGCCCGCCCGCTCGGCCGCGTCGCGTGCTTCCTTGTTGGCGCGCACGTTGAAGGCGATGATCGCGGCGCCGGAGGTTTCCGCCAGCGTCACGTCGCTTTCGTTGATGCCGCCCGCGCCCGAATGGATGATGCGGGCCTGCACCTCGTCGTTGCCGACCTTCTCCAGGGCGCCGATGATGGCTTCCACGGAGCCGGACACGTCGCCCTTGATGATGAGGGGGAATTCCTTCCGCCCCGTGGCCTTCACCTGGCTCATCATCTGCTCAAGCGAGCCGCGCACGGTGGCGGACCGCGCCGCCGCCTTCTCGCGCTTCTGGCGCTGGCGGTAGTCGGTGATCTCGCGGGCGCGGGCCTCGTTCTCCACCACGGCGAGGCGGTCGCCCGCCTCCGGGGTGCCGTTGAAGCCCAGCACTTCCACCGGCAGGGACGGGCCGGCCGTTTCCACGTTGGCCCCGGTGTCGGAGATGAGGGCGCGCACGCGGCCCCACTCCGCGCCGGCCACCACGATGTCGCCGACCTTCAGGGTGCCGCGCTGCACCAGCACAGTGGCCACCGGGCCGCGACCGCGGTCGAGCTTGGCTTCCACCACGGTGCCTTCGGCCGCACGGTCCGGATTGGCGCGCAGGTCGAGCAGTTCCGACTGGAGCGCGATGGCCTCGAGCAGCTTGTCGAGGTTGAGCTGCTCCTTGGCGGAGACCTCCACCTCGAGCGTGTCGCCGCCCATGGATTCCACCTGAACTTCATGCTGAAGCAGCTCGGAGCGCACGCGCTCAGGCTTGGCGCCGGGCTTGTCGATCTTGTTGATGGCCACGATCAGCGGCACCTTGGCGGCGCGCGCGTGATTGATGGCTTCCACCGTCTGGGGCATCACGCCGTCGTCGGCCGCCACCACCAGCACCACGATGTCCGTCACCTTGGCGCCGCGGGCGCGCATGGCGGTGAAGGCGGCGTGGCCGGGGGTGTCGATGAAGGTGATCTTGCTGCCCGAGGGCGAAGTCACCTGGTAGGCGCCGATGTGCTGGGTGATGCCGCCGGCCTCGCCGGAGACCACGTTGGCCTTGCGGATGGCATCCAGCAGCGAGGTCTTGCCGTGGTCGACGTGGCCCATGATGGTCACGACGGCCGGACGCGGCACCAGGCTTTCCGGGGCGTCGGGCGTGTCGAACAGGCCCTCTTCCACGTCGGATTCCGAGACGCGGCGCACGGTGTGGCCCAGTTCCTCGGCGATCAGCTCGGCGGTGTCGGCGTCGATCACGTCGGTGATCTTCACCATCTGGCCCTGCTTCATGAGCATGCGGATCACGTCCACGGCCCGCTCCGACATGCGGTTGGCGAGCTCCTGGATGGTGATGGTCTCGGGCAGGATCACCTCGCGGAGGATCTTTTCCTTGCTCTCCTGCGCCCGATGGCCAGTCATGCGCTGCGTGCGGCGACGGAACGAGGCGAGCGAGCGCTGGCGCTCGTCGTCGCCGGACAAAGCGGTGACGAGGGTCAGGCGGCCACGCTGCTTTTCCTGGCCGGCGGGGGCGCGGGGCACCTTCACCGGGGGGGCGACGCGCGCGCCGGGGCCGCGACGGGCGGCACGGCGCTCCTCGTCCTCGGATTCGGCGGTGCCGGCCGGACGCGGGGTCAGCGGACGTGCGGTGGTGGTGGCAGCGCCCGCTCCGGCGGTGCCGCCGGTGCTCGCGCCGGCGCCGGCCGGACGGTTGCCCTGCTCCTCGCCGCC belongs to Xanthobacter autotrophicus Py2 and includes:
- a CDS encoding aminoglycoside phosphotransferase (PFAM: aminoglycoside phosphotransferase~KEGG: atc:AGR_pAT_360 hypothetical protein), with amino-acid sequence MGGASPGAIRVRPCYRLRPLMRGAGRVLYDAEYLTRIEAIIRVHLPEWGLPPDAALNLMSISENATFRATAGAGDLVLRVYRPGYHTPAEIRSELAWIEALRAEDVVPTPRIIPTLDGRRLVEIDDGGTPRRMAAFAFVPGAEPQEGADLPGWFGHLGAIHARLHAHARRWARPQGFTRKVWDFESMLGQRPLWGDFRAALGLDAPGRALLERTAGVLKDRLAPLSQPGSFGLIHADLRLANLLTEGEKLTLIDFDDCGFSWFLYDFAAAVSFIEHSPVVPELKAAWLEGYRTRAPLPDDAEDALDVFVMLRRMLLTAWVASHAETPTAQAMGVAYTEGTLGLAEGFLARRD
- a CDS encoding metal dependent phosphohydrolase (KEGG: rpd:RPD_0116 protein-P-II uridylyltransferase~TIGRFAM: protein-P-II uridylyltransferase~PFAM: amino acid-binding ACT domain protein; metal-dependent phosphohydrolase HD sub domain; GlnD PII-uridylyltransferase~SMART: metal-dependent phosphohydrolase HD region), with the translated sequence MKEGGGAFQTPPSRGGCVCAKGIDCLPLAAFRSPSMPIVRSPKASRVIGEPFEGTKLRVEAREIAAAHKGRDLELRNAVVARLKKALHDGRAEAERQLRQDGCGRCCSMRLSALQDAVIASAHEVATSFLYPADNPSRSERMAVAAVGGYGRGMMAPGSDTDILFLLPYKQTAWGESVAEAMLYMLWDLGLKVGHATRSVDECLRQARADFTIRTSILEARYIVGDKGLFEDLEKRFDKEVVEGTGAEFVAAKMAEREERLRRSGQSRYLVEPNVKESKGGLRDLHTLFWIAKYVYRVQTTDELVQKGVFTREEARLFTKCEDFLWSVRCHLHFLTGRAEDRLSFDVQREMAQRLGYTEHPGQRDVERFMKHYFLVAKDVGDLTAILSAALEARHDKPVPGLKGMVERFRAGSRRITLKETPDFILDHDRLNVIDDQAFKRDPVNLIRIFHVADKRNLALHPDATQLAARSLALIDASVRENPEANRLFLEIVTSKNAPETVLRRMNEVGVLGRFLPEFGKIVAMMQFNMYHHYTVDEHLLRCIGVLSEIERKVNPENGLANDLMGTVKNRNLLYVALLLHDIAKGRPEDHSVAGARIARRICPRLGLSPVETETVVWLVEQHLVMSQVAQSRDLSDRKTIENFAAVVQNLERMKLLTILTTADIKAVGPGTWNGWKAQLLKTLYYETEPVLTGGFSEVDRGKRVSAAQSQFRAQLADWSDEKVAAYVARHYPPYWLRVDLDTKLRHARFIDEAETAGRSIATHATLEAGRGITTLTVVAPDHPKLLSIIAGACAAAGANIVDAHISTTTDGLALDTIALRRAFDRDEDELRRAGRIQEAVEQALTGEVRLPEVMARKIPKGRRTFTVEPEVTVNNAWSNRHTVVEVSGLDRPGLLFALTNTLSRLNLNIASAHVATFGERAVDVFYVTDLMGAKITGAARQSTIRRALVAVFEGPAEDEEAPRRAARG
- a CDS encoding ferredoxin (PFAM: ferredoxin~KEGG: rpa:RPA1928 ferredoxin-like protein [2Fe-2S]), giving the protein MPIITFRSTTTKDKRAYATAGDTGTILTVARANGVKIPFECQEGECGSCLIRVEYVEGKPRMAIALTEREKTKLKELGKITEEQITDAEVNDVAPPYRLACQFIAREEEVIIHYEHCPAEA
- a CDS encoding Rubrerythrin (PFAM: Rubrerythrin~KEGG: rpe:RPE_1937 hypothetical protein); this translates as MPDTTFDCFGFLEGATLDSVGEFLAYAVKLEEEAALRFGELADVMESCGNKDVAKLFRRLSDYSRMHLADARARATFREMPDLKAGEYNWPDLESPETAGIWAADPFIGHGEALEIARDAEEASFRYYKKIFETTTDPEIKVLAKEFFEEESEHVTEIHKWIDAYKEGRRVSAG